The Sinomicrobium kalidii region AGACGACTTTACTGTAACCTTAGGGAATACGGAAAACCTGGAACAGAAGGTCGTTAATTTTAAGGCGTTCTATCAAAAGGCTTTAAAAGACGATGCGTTGAAGGATTATAAGAAAGTCGATCTGCGATTCGACCAACAGGTAGTGTGTACCAAAAAATAAGTTATGGAACAGGAGAGATATGCAATAGGATTGGATATAGGAACCACGAAAATCGTGGTAATGATCGGCCGGAGGAACGAATACGGCAAGATAGAGATATTGGGTATTGGAAAAGCCAAGAGCCTGGGGGTGCACCGTGGAGTAGTGAACAATATCACCCAGACCATTCAGTCTATCCAGCAGGCTGTACAGGAAGCTGAAAACGATTCCGGAAAAAAGATCGCCGAAGTGGTTGTAGGGATCGCCGGGCAACATATACGGAGTTTGCAGCACAGCGATTACATTACCAGGCCGCATTCGGATGAAGTGATCGATGAAGTTGATGTGGACAGACTGTGCAACCAGGTGTATAAACTGGTGATGCTGCCGGGCGAAGAGATTATACACGTATTGCCGCAGGAATATAAACTCGACGGACAATCCGAGATCAAGGAACCCATTGGGATGTACGGCGGAAGGCTGGAAGCCAATTTTCATGTAGTGGTAGGGCAGGTATCTTCCATACGGAATATCGGAAGGTGTGTAAAAAGTTCCGGACTGGAACTGGCAGGGATTACCCTGGAGCCTCTTGCCTCGGCCAATGCCGTGTTGAGTCAGGAAGAGAAAGAAGCGGGAGTAGCGCTCATCGATATAGGGGGCGGAACGACCGACCTGGCCATATTCAAGGACGGGATCATCCGTCACACCGCCGTAATACCTTTCGGTGGAAATGTGATTACCGAAGATATAAAGGAAGGATGTTCCATTATAGAAAAGCAGGCCGAACTCCTGAAGATCAAATTCGGTTCCGCATGGCCCGGGGAGAATAAAGACAACGAAATAGTATCTATCCCCGGACTCAGAGGCAGGGAGCCCAAGGAGATCACCCTGAAAAACCTCTCCAAGATCATCCATGCCAGAGCGGTGGAGATCATAGAGCAGGTGTATATGGAAATCAAGAACTACGGGCATGAAGAGCAGAAAAAGAAACTGATAGCCGGTATCGTGCTCACGGGGGGCGGAAGTCAGCTAAAACATCTGAAGCAACTGGTGGAGTACATTACGGGAATGGATACCCGGATAGGTTATCCCAACGAACACCTCGCCGGAGATTCAGACCCCGAAGTGGCCAGTCCCGTTTATGCTACGGCGGCAGGCCTGGTAATGAACGCTCTGGACCGGAAAGAACGAAGCATTGAGGAAGAACAATATTCCGAACAAGAAGACATACAACCCCAGGAACCAACCAATGAGCCCGAAACTGTATCCAGGCCGAGAAAGGAACGAAAGTCCTTTCTGGAAAAATGGTCGGATAGAGTAAAAGACTTTTTAGACAATGCAGAATAAACGACGGCATTGCCTAAAGAAACAAATTTTTAAAACCTGTAAACAAGAATTATGAGTAGCAACACAGATTTAGGAAACATCTCATTCGACATGCCTAAAAACCAGAGCAATGTGATTAAGGTTATCGGTGTTGGAGGCGGAGGCAGTAATGCCATAAACCACATGTTCCAGCTGGGTATCAAAGGCGTTGATTTTGTGGTGTGTAACACCGACTCACAGGCTTTGGATAACAGTCCGGTGCCCAACAAGATACAGCTCGGGGTGTCTCTGACCGAAGGACTGGGAGCCGGAGCCAACCCGGAAATAGGAGAAAAGGCCGCCATAGAAAGTTTCGAAGAGATAAAAAGTATGCTGGATAGCAATACCAAGATGCTTTTTATAACTGCAGGTATGGGTGGAGGTACCGGGACAGGGGCTGCTCCCATTCTGGCCAAAATGGCAAAGGAAATGGACATTCTCACCGTGGGCATTGTAACCATACCCTTTCAGTTTGAAGGGAAAACACGAAACGAACAGGCCCGGAGAGGAGTGGAAAACCTCCGTAGTCACGTCGATTCACTTATCGTGATAAACAACAACAAACTTCGGGAGGTGTACGGTAATCTCGGTTTCAAGGCAGGTTTTTCCAAAGCAGACGAAGTGCTGGCTACTGCTTCCAGGGGGATCGCCGAGGTAATCACCCATCACTATACGCAGAATATTGACCTTAGGGATGCCAAGACCGTGCTGTCCAACAGTGGTACGGCCATTATGGGCTCTTCTTCTGCATCCGGAGGGAACCGCGCACAGGATGCCATTGTCAAGGCACTGGACTCCCCCTTACTGAACGACAACAAGATCACCGGCGCCAAAAACGTACTGCTACTTATCGTTTCGGGCGGAGAGGAGATCACCATAGACGAAATAGGGGAGATCAACGATCATATCCAGAATGAAGCCGGTCATGGTGCCAATATCATTATGGGTGTGGGAGAAGACGAATCGCTCGGAGACGCTATTTCCGTTACAGTTATTGCTACAGGTTTTAATATAGAACAACAACACGAAATAGTGAATACCGAGGCGAAGAAGATCATTCATACCCTGGAGGACGAACAAAAGGCGACACAAGACCTTTCTCCGAATAAAACGTCTTCCGCGATGAATTTTCCGGAAACAGCCGGGCCGCCACAGGAAGAAAAAGAAAAACCCATAAAACATACGCTTACCGAAGAGGAAGAAGGGCCGGGACTCGTCCCTACCACAGATCTTATCAGGAATATAAATGTGGTATATGATGAAGTTTGTGCCAAGGAGGAAGACTTCGTGATCATAGATACTACGGAAAAGATCAAGAATATAGAGGTCGAGGCGGAAGAAGTAAAAACAAAGGAACAGCAGACTATGCTTTCATTCGATATGCCCCTCAGCCGGAAAAAAGACAATCCGGATACCGAAAAGCCTGGAAAACTGGGAAATGAGGACGAAAAGGCGAATGTGATTACCTTTGATATGGACAGGGAAACAAGGGATTACGATGTGAAAGACCATGTTGAGGTAGTGCCTGTGACCGAAGTCTCGGAAGAAGGGGTAAGGCGTTACAGCCTTGATGACTATATGGAGATGGAAAACAAGCTTTCCAATGCCAAACCCGATCAGAAAAAACCTGAAGCTGCAGACAAGGAACTGGCCATTGAAAAAAAAGTGGTAAACAAGCCCGATGAAGAAAGTGAAAAAAAAGAAATAGACCCTTTTAACTCTTCCATAGAAGAAAGCCTAAAATTAAGGGCCGAAGAACGCCGGAAAAAGTTGAAAGAATTCAATTATAAGTTTAACAACAACGCCTCTAAAATTGAAGAAATAGAAAAGCAGCCCGCATACAAGAGAATGGGAGTAGAGTTTCACGAAAGGACGTCTGAAGACGGTACTTCCAGAATCTCGGTAGGAAAGGATGATAACGATGACGTTCAGTTGCGTTCCAACAATTCTTTCCTGCACGATAATGTGGACTGATTAAAAGTCACTGTTCCGAGCGGCCGGTGGTCCCGGAATAGCGAATGTAGGGTTAAGTTATGCTTTTAAAAAGGTTAAACGTTATGTGTTTTTCTGAAAATCCATGACGTTTAACCGTTTTTGGGCGGAAGACAAAAATCTTGCAATTTTTCAGTGTACATACGTAATTCTTTCTTATATTCGCACTCCGGAAATAAAAGCTGAAACTTATGAGTTTGCAAAGCAAGGTAATGGAGGAAATGAAAACCGCCATGAGAGCCAAAGATACAGTAACGCTGGAGGCTTTAAGGGCAGTGAAATCTGCATTACTGCTGGCTCAAACCGAAGGAAGTTCCAAAGAATTAACCGAAGCAGAAGAACTGAAACTGTTACAAAAACTGGTAAAACAGCGAAAAGACAGTGCAGCCATTTATAAAGAGCAGGGACGTGAAGATCTTGCAACACCGGAAATGGAGCAGGCAGCGGTTATTGAAAAGTTTTTGCCGGAACAACTCAGCGAAGAAAAAATTGCAGAAGTAGTAGAAAAGATTATTACCGAGACCGGTGCCCAGGGAATGCAGGATATGGGAAAAGTAATGGGAATGGCCACAAAACAACTTGCCGGAAAAGCAAACGGTAAAGTCATTTCTACTATTGTAAAGCAAAAACTGACATAAAATATCCCGGACTGTTACAGTCCAGGAATGGCTCCGTAGTTCAACTGGATAGAATATCAGATTTCGGCTCTGAGGGTTGGGGGTTCGAATCCCTCCGGGGTCACCAGATGCAAAAAAGAAAAACCATTGAATTTCAATGGTTTTTCTTTTTGTACTATGCACTTTCACAACATTTAATACGGATGAACAGACTAACATTTCGATCAGATAGGGTCAAAGTCTCATCATAAACTTTAGAAAAGCCTCTTTATCCTTCTCTTCTTTTATCCGGTATCCGAACCAGTTCATCAATAAACTTCATTTTTTCTGTTATAGGCTTTTCGGTCTTTGTAAAAAGCCGTCTCCCGGTAAAGTTGCCGAAGTTGTTTTCAATAAATGTGACCTGGTAAAATAATAGACCGCTATATTTCAATTTGTAATGAATTATCCCCCTTTTTGCCGGCATATCTTTGCCGGAAAAATTTAGTTTACATGAAGAGAGCAGCATACTTATTTGGTTTACTGGCAGTGTTATCCTGTAACCCCATGAAAAATACCAACCCTGTTGATATTAAAATAGAGAGCAGGGTAAAGGGAAAGAAAATCAATTTAATGCATTTGAAACCGGAACGTGAAAATCGGGGAGAAGCTATTCTGTTCGTTCACGGAGCGTCTTTCCCCTCTGAACTGGCTTCCGGATTTCGTATGAATGGGATTTCATGGATGGACAATTTGGCCGATGCAGGTTATAATGTATATGCTCTGGATTTCCTGGGCTACGGGAAATCTGACCGATACGACTATATGCTGGGCAACAGTGCGGAAACCGGGAATACGGGCAGGGGAAAAGAAGTCGTAGAAGACATGGATAAGGCTGTCAATTATATTTTAACAGAATTAAATATTTCAGGAATCCATCTTATCGGACATTCCTGGGGAGCAACGGTGTCAGGGCATTATGCCACATTATTCCCTGAAAAGATCAATAAACTTGTTTTGTTTGCTCCTTTCATACAAAGAAACGGAACAACGGATTGGGATAAAACAAAAGCGTTGTATAAGGATCTAACACCTGCACAAAGGGTAAAACAATTTATAAGCAGCATACCCGGGGGACGGGATATGACCTTAGAAGATGAAGTACTTGAGAAATGGAAAAACAAATGGCTGGAAAGCGACCCGACTTCAAAAAACCGAAGTCCTTTTTCGGTTAGATTCCCGTCTGCCTGGCAAATTGATCTATTCGACTGCTGGAATGGAAATTGTTTTTTTGAACCCGGTAAAATCAGGAATTCAACTTTACTGATCAGGGGGGAATGGGATACAACATTTAGTTTTGACGATGCGGAAAAACTATTCGAACAATTACAAAATACACCTTCAAAAAGATATGTGGTTATAGATAGAGGAACTCATGTTTTGCATTTGGAAAAGAATCGTTTTGCACTCTATGATGAAGTTCAATTATTTTTAAAATCGAGATAATTGGGATATTGTGAACCGGTATCTCATTATCAGATATTTTTACTTTCTCCATTATTAAGATATGTCATAAAGAGTTTTAAGGTAAAATTGTCGTACCTGCATTTGAAGGAGAAATTGTATTGGTGCGATGAATGGTTTGTCCACAGATTTGCATTTTTATTTCGTATCCGTTTTCTTTTAATACATGGTAATTAAATAATTAGGATTTTCAGGACAGTATAAATGGCGTTTTGATTTTTATTTGGTGTTGTTTTTACATTTAATTTTGTTTTAATAAATGTTTTATATACATTTATAATCGATTAGCCGCAATCTTTCTCAGAAAAAATTTGGATTTAAGGCAAGGCTTACTATGCCTGATAGTTTTTTTAACCACCAAAAACTTTAATGTATGAAAAAATCAAGCACTAAAAAGAGCAGGATGCACTTCTGGAAAGTTATCTGTGTTCTGATGTATGGCTGTATGTTCACCTCCGGTTTGTTTGCAACAAACCGGGGCAGTGTGGAATCGTACAAGGCTTTTATGAAAGTGACGGGAACGGTTATTTCGGCATCGGATGGTCAGCCTTTACCGGGAGCAACCGTAATGATAAAGGGCACAACCATAGGCACAGTAACCGATTTTGACGGAAATTATGAACTGGATGTTGACGATCCGGGGAGTGCTGTGTTGATGGTTTCTTTTGTAGGGTTTAAAACTGTTGAAATTCCCGTAAACAACCGGGATGTCATAAATGCGAAACTAGAGGAAGATCTTGCACAACTGGATGAAGTGGTTGTAGTGGGGTACGGTACGCAACGAAAAGCTGATGTAACCAGTGCCGTGGCCTCGGTAAAATCGGAAAACTTTGTTCAGGCGCCGGTAAAAGATGCAGGACAGTTGTTACAGGGTAAAGTTGCCGGGCTAAGCGTGGCCTCTCCCAGCGGAGACCCTACTCAGGGCGTGAAGATATCCCTCCGGGGAAATACGACTATTCTGGGAGCTAACGAAGCTCCTCTTGTATTGATAGATGGTATACCGGGAGATCTGAATACGGTTGCCCCGGAAGACATAGCCTCCGTTGATGTATTGAAAGATGGTTCTGCCGCGGCCATTTACGGTGTTCGGGGGAGCAACGGTGTTGTTATCATAACCACAAAAGGGTTCAAGGATGGACAAGTAAATACACTCGACTATAGTGTACAGCTAAGTACACAGCAAATTACCCGCAAACCGGACATGCTTACCGCTGAGGATTACAGGAGACAGATAGATGAAGGGATTCGTGCGGCATCCTGGGACAATGGCCATTCTACTGATTGGTTCAAGGAAGCTACCCAGACCCCGTTCTCACAAGTTCATAATCTTACCTTCCGTGGTGGAAGTTCGGAAACCAACTACCTGTTTAATCTGAATTACAGGGGATTTAACGGGATCATGCTCAAATCTGACAATGAAACATTCAACGGCAGGGTAGATGTGGAACACAACATGTTTGACGGTAAGTTAAAATTCAACCTGGGGATCATTGGAAGGCAAAACTCCTACACAACTACCGGCGATGGTGTAAGCTTTGACAATTGGACCTACAGGCAGATTACTATACAAAACCCGACTTCTTCCCCTAAAGATGAGAACGGGAATTGGTTTCAGGAGGGTATTTTTGATTACGATAACCCCCTGGCCAGGATATACGAGAGCGACGGCCGGAACAAAAGTCAGTATACAAGATATAATGGCCGTGTCACTTTTATGCCTGTGGAAGAGGTACGCCTGCAGGCCAATATGACCTATGATAAATATAACCAATCCCGTGGTTATGCAGAAACCAAACAGCATATCAGTACCACGAGGGACGGGAGAAACGGATATGCCTCTATCGGTAATCAGGAAAATATCTATCGGTTTATAGAATTGACGGGGGAGTACAGGAAGAGTATAGGCAACCATAAGCTTTCCGTACTTGGAGGCTATGGCTACCAGGAAAATGAATTTTTTGAATCCTGGATGCAAAACTGGGATTTTCCGACAGATATTTTCGGATACGCCAATATAGAACAGGGGAAAGCCCTTGCCGAAGGCAGCGCCGTACAAGGTAGTGACAGATCAGAAACCAATCTTATCAGTTTCTTTGGAAGAGGGACCTATAACTATAAAGATAAATACCTGCTTATGGCAAGTATTCGCTACGAGGCGGCAAGCCAGCTCTATGGTACGGAGGACCCCTGGGGTACTTTTCCTGCAGTATCTCTCGGATGGAGGATCAATGAGGAGTCCTTCATGAAGGATATGGATTTTATTGACAATCTGAAGATAAGAGCAGGATACGGAGTTACGGGAAATCAACCGGAAGATCTTTTTCTGGGACCGGCAACCCTGGATTATGCCGATTACTTTTATATTAATGGCGACTGGATCCGCTCACTTTCTCCCAATCAAAATCCCAATCCCTATTTGCGCTGGGAAGAGAAAAAGGAATACAATATCGGGCTGGACTATAGTTTCTTTAATGGTCGCATATCCGGTGCCGTGGATTACTACAACCGAAAAATAGACGGCTTGTTATACGATTACCAGGTGCCCAGTCCCCCCAATATCCATACGGTTACCAGGGCCAATGTGGGCATTATGGAAAATAAAGGGCTGGAATTGGAAATATCTGCTATCCCGGTCAAGACTACCGATTTTACCTGGACCACCCAGTTGTTGTTCTCTACAAATTCCAACAAACTGGTAAGTCTTTCCAATGACCTGTATCAACTCGAATCCAATTATTTTACGGCGGGAAGTACGGGAGTCCCCATCCAGACCCACACACATATTGTGGAGATCGGAAAGCAATTAGGAGATTTTCACGGGTATAAAGTTGTGGACATATCGGATGACGGTTACTGGATATATGAAGATGGCAATGGTGACAGGGTAGGGTATGACGAATTTAACCGGGGTTTTGAAGACAAAAAGATCATCGGTAACGGAATTCCTAAATATCACGGAGGCTGGAACAATACCTTCCGGTACAAAAACTGGGACCTTGGCATTACTATGCGGGGGTCTTTTGATTTCCAGATCATCAATTTTCAACGGATGTATTATGAGAATACCGGGGACGATCGGTATAACAGGCTCCGGTCTGCATATGACAATATCAATGGCAAGACTATTCTGAACAAGAATGTCCCCCTGGAATTCAATAGCCATTATGTGGAAGACGGGGATTTCTGGAAAATAGACAATATTACCCTTGGATATAATTTTAAAGATATAGCCGGAGACATTGTTCGGTCCGCAAGGGTATATCTATCTACCTTAAACACTTTTGTTATCACAAGTTATAAAGGTATAGACCCCGAAGTAGATTGGTCCGGCCTGTCTCCGGGTATTGACAACAGGGATAAATATCCGACCACCCGGACATTTACCCTGGGTATTAATGTAAGCTTTTAACCTGTGGAAAGAATAGTTTTTCAATAAAAGTTACACCAGGACAGGAAACCGAAAAACCTGATGAAGGAAAGAATCAAAGGTTTCCGTCTAAAAAAATAAACCAATGAAAACTGCAAAACTATATATACTTGTCCTGTTATTGCTCGTTGCACTGGCAGGATGTACCGAGCTTAAAGACGATAATTTCGACACCGTAATAAGTGACGAATTTAATGCATCCGAAGACGATGTAAACTCCCTCATTGCTTCTGCCTACATCCCTTGGAGAGAATTGTTCAACAAATGGCAGAGTTATTTCTGGGCCCAGGAAATCTGTGCAGATCAACTCGTTATCCCGAAACGTCCCTGGGGGTGGGTTGATGACGGGGGATACCGGAGGTTCCACACCCATCGCTGGACGCCGGAAGATGCCATTATAGCCTCCTGCTGGCAGAGGGCCTATAAAGGAATAACCACTTGCAACAGGGTCATATACCAGATAGAGAACGACCTTGTGCCTATCGGGGAATTCAAGGAAAGTGCCCTTGCAGAGCTCCGAGTGCTCAGGGCTACCTATTACTGGGTGTTATGCGATATGTACGGCAATGTTCCCATAGTAACCGATTTTGACGTTCCGGACGACTTTTTGCCGGAACAGAATACCCGGAAAGAAGTTTTTGATTTCATAGTTCAGGAACTTGAGGATAATGTGGGGATGATAAGAGAAGACAATATCCAGCTTCCCTCCACCAGGGTACACCGATGGGTGGCGCGTACACTTTTGGCCAAAATGTACCTGAATGCTGAAGTCTATACAGGAACTCCCATGTGGAACGAATGTATAGAACAATGCAATGCTATTATGGAATCCGGTCTTTACAGTCTTGAAGTGTCACAGAAGAGTGTATTTATTACAGATAACTGGCAGTCCACGGAAATTATCTGGGCTTTTATTTATGATGATAATTTCCTTGTCCAGTACTGGGATGATTGGAATGCCTTTGACCATCATATGCAAACCTTACCCCAGGAAATGCAGAGAACCTATAATTTACAGAATTCCCCCTGGGGCGGTATATGTGCCATACCTCAATATATTGACACATATGACCCTGATGATGTCCGGTACAGGGAGAACTGGATAAAAGGGATGCAGTTTGCTGCCAACGGGGATACGTTAATTGTACAGAACGGGGAACAAAAGGGACAAGTGCTCAATCTGGTCAATGAACTTCCGGCGATAGACACTACGGAAGCGAATCACGGTTTGCGGCTCGGTAAATTCGAATATGCCATGGGAGCTGCTTCCATTCTGAACAATGCATTTCCGTTCTTCCGCTATGCCGATGTATTGATGATGAAGGCCGAATGCCTGCTCCGTACAGGTCGTGCCGATGAAGCCGCAGCATTGGTTACGAGGGTCAGGGCACGGAGCTTCAGGGATAATCCCGAAAAAGCTGAAGTTACCGCAGCTGAACTCATGCAGGGCAGTTCATATGATTACGGACACAGAGATGTGCATCAATCCACCAGTGAGGGAGGAGCAGATATCCAATACGGACGCTTTCTTGACGAACTGGGCTATGAGTTTTTTGAAGAAGCCCGCCGCCGTCAGGACATGATACGTTTTGGAGTGTTCACTACAAAATCCTGGTTTTCACATGATGCAAGCGATAGCTACAGGACACTGTTTCCCATTCCGCAGGTCGAGATCAATAAAAACGGCAATCTGGAACAGAATTCCGGGTATTAATGTGGCGATGCAGCACAACAAAGTGGTCTTATAGAAGCAATATGTCTGAAGAATTTTTATGTTGTCATATTACAAAAAACAAATTCATGAAGAAATTAAAATACGGTTTTTTGTTCCTGGTTTTACTCTTTTTTCGGCCGGGACAAGGTCAGTCTTTAGAAAGTTTCCCTCTTTCCGCGGTCAAACTGTCGGAAAGTCCGTTCTACCGGGCACAGCAAACGGATATGAAGTACATCCTCGAACTGGAGCCCGACAGGCTACTGGCGCCGTTTGTAATTGATGCAGGGCTGGAGCCCGAGGCAAAACGGTACGGGAACTGGGAAAATACCGGCCTGGACGGTCATATAGGCGGACATTACCTGTCTGCCCTGGCCATGATGTATGCAGCTACAGGGAATAGTGAATTGCGGGACAGGCTGAATTATATGACAGATGTCCTGGATGAATGCCAGCAGGCCAATGGCAACGGGTATATTGGCGGTATTCCCGGCGGACAGGAAATGTGGAAGGAAATAGCCAAAGGCAAGATCGAAGCGGGAAATTTTTCATTGAACGGTAAATGGGTGCCGTTATATAATATTCATAAACTTTTTGCAGGCCTTCGGGATGCTTATACCATTGCCGGTAATAAAAAAGCACGGGAATTATTGGTAAAACTTTCCGATTGGCTGGTAAACACCACGTCAAAACTTTCCGACGAACAAATACAGGAGCTGTTGGTCAGTGAACACGGGGGGATGAACGAAGTCCTGGCAGATGTAGCAGCCATCACCGGGGATAAAAAGTATCTCACCCTCGCTGAAAAATTTTCACACCGGAAAATACTGGACCCCTTGCTGCATCAAAAAGATCAGCTTACCGGGTTGCATGCCAATACACAAATCCCCAAGGTCATAGGTTTTGAACGCATTGCCGAACTGGACAATAACGACCGGTGGGCCAAAGCATCCGGTTTTTTCTGGAACACCGTAGTGGAAAACCGTACGGTTTCCGTCGGGGGTAATAGCGTGAGGGAGCATTTCCATCCCACAGGTGATTTTTCATCCATGATAGAATCGGTCCAGGGACCTGAAACCTGCAATACCTACAATATGCTTCGGCTCACCAAAATGTTGTTTTTAGCCAGTCCGGAGGGTAAGTACATGGATTATTTTGAAAGAGCACTGTACAATCACATTCTTTCCTCCCAGAACCCCGAAGGCGGTTTTGTATATTTTACGCCCATGCGTCCCAGGCATTACCGGGTGTATTCGCAACCGGAACAAGGATTTTGGTGCTGTGTGGGGTCGGGCCTCGAAAACCACGGAAAATACGGCGAGCTGATCTACGCCCATAACGATACGGACATCTATGTAAACCTCTTTATAGCTTCTTCCCTGAACTGGGAAAAAAAAGGGATTGTCCTCACCCAGGAGACCGGATTCCCGTATGAAGAAGAATCCCGGATCAAACTAAATACAGAAAAACCTTCCCGTTTTAAATTGTATGTTCGTCGCCCCGCCTGGGTAAAGCAGAACGATTTTAAAATAGAAGTAAACGGTAAAGAACAGCATTTACTTTCCGGTCCTTCTGGTTATATGGCAATAGACCGAACCTGGCAGGATGGGGACAACATAGCTGTAAAACTGCCCATGCACACTGTTGCGGAATACCTGGAAGCTGAAAAAACCGGTACCTCACGCTGGGTTTCTTTTGTACACGGGCCCATAGTTCTCGCTGCAATTACCGATACTACCGACCTGGATGGGTTGTTTGCCGACGACAGCAGGATGGGGCACGTGGCCAACGGTGAACTTTATCCCATAGATGAAGCGCCACTGGTGGTCTCGGAAAAGAAGGAAGACCCTGCCGTAAAAGTGAATCCTCTTAAAGAAAACCCTATGACTTTTACTGCTCCGAATCTGATCTATCCGGACAAATACAAAAACCTTAAACTCGTTCCCTTTTTTACGGTGCATAACGCCCGTTACATGATCTACTGGCCTTTGGTGGAAAAAGACAATCTGAACCAAAAACTGGATACCATCCGCAAAAAAGAGAAAAAACGCCTTGCACTGAAAACCCGGACTGTCGACCAGGTAGCTACCGGAGAACAACAGCCCGAAACGGAACACAATTTTAAAGGTGAAAAGACCAATACGGGCATAAACAAGGGCCATTTCTGGAGAGATTCGAGGGCATGGTTCAGTTATGAGCTCAACAATGCAAAAGGGGAGGGGAAAGTGTTACGCATTACCTATTCCGGAGAAGATAAAGACCGTAGCTTTGATATTCTGGTCAACGATGTCCTGTTGGCTGAAGTAAAACCGGACGGCACAAAAGGCAATAAATTATATGATGTGGATTACAAGCTTACGGATGAGATGCTGGAAAAAACAAAAGGCAATTATATAACGGTAAAATTTGTT contains the following coding sequences:
- the ftsA gene encoding cell division protein FtsA, which gives rise to MEQERYAIGLDIGTTKIVVMIGRRNEYGKIEILGIGKAKSLGVHRGVVNNITQTIQSIQQAVQEAENDSGKKIAEVVVGIAGQHIRSLQHSDYITRPHSDEVIDEVDVDRLCNQVYKLVMLPGEEIIHVLPQEYKLDGQSEIKEPIGMYGGRLEANFHVVVGQVSSIRNIGRCVKSSGLELAGITLEPLASANAVLSQEEKEAGVALIDIGGGTTDLAIFKDGIIRHTAVIPFGGNVITEDIKEGCSIIEKQAELLKIKFGSAWPGENKDNEIVSIPGLRGREPKEITLKNLSKIIHARAVEIIEQVYMEIKNYGHEEQKKKLIAGIVLTGGGSQLKHLKQLVEYITGMDTRIGYPNEHLAGDSDPEVASPVYATAAGLVMNALDRKERSIEEEQYSEQEDIQPQEPTNEPETVSRPRKERKSFLEKWSDRVKDFLDNAE
- the ftsZ gene encoding cell division protein FtsZ produces the protein MSSNTDLGNISFDMPKNQSNVIKVIGVGGGGSNAINHMFQLGIKGVDFVVCNTDSQALDNSPVPNKIQLGVSLTEGLGAGANPEIGEKAAIESFEEIKSMLDSNTKMLFITAGMGGGTGTGAAPILAKMAKEMDILTVGIVTIPFQFEGKTRNEQARRGVENLRSHVDSLIVINNNKLREVYGNLGFKAGFSKADEVLATASRGIAEVITHHYTQNIDLRDAKTVLSNSGTAIMGSSSASGGNRAQDAIVKALDSPLLNDNKITGAKNVLLLIVSGGEEITIDEIGEINDHIQNEAGHGANIIMGVGEDESLGDAISVTVIATGFNIEQQHEIVNTEAKKIIHTLEDEQKATQDLSPNKTSSAMNFPETAGPPQEEKEKPIKHTLTEEEEGPGLVPTTDLIRNINVVYDEVCAKEEDFVIIDTTEKIKNIEVEAEEVKTKEQQTMLSFDMPLSRKKDNPDTEKPGKLGNEDEKANVITFDMDRETRDYDVKDHVEVVPVTEVSEEGVRRYSLDDYMEMENKLSNAKPDQKKPEAADKELAIEKKVVNKPDEESEKKEIDPFNSSIEESLKLRAEERRKKLKEFNYKFNNNASKIEEIEKQPAYKRMGVEFHERTSEDGTSRISVGKDDNDDVQLRSNNSFLHDNVD
- a CDS encoding GatB/YqeY domain-containing protein, which translates into the protein MSLQSKVMEEMKTAMRAKDTVTLEALRAVKSALLLAQTEGSSKELTEAEELKLLQKLVKQRKDSAAIYKEQGREDLATPEMEQAAVIEKFLPEQLSEEKIAEVVEKIITETGAQGMQDMGKVMGMATKQLAGKANGKVISTIVKQKLT
- a CDS encoding alpha/beta hydrolase; the encoded protein is MKRAAYLFGLLAVLSCNPMKNTNPVDIKIESRVKGKKINLMHLKPERENRGEAILFVHGASFPSELASGFRMNGISWMDNLADAGYNVYALDFLGYGKSDRYDYMLGNSAETGNTGRGKEVVEDMDKAVNYILTELNISGIHLIGHSWGATVSGHYATLFPEKINKLVLFAPFIQRNGTTDWDKTKALYKDLTPAQRVKQFISSIPGGRDMTLEDEVLEKWKNKWLESDPTSKNRSPFSVRFPSAWQIDLFDCWNGNCFFEPGKIRNSTLLIRGEWDTTFSFDDAEKLFEQLQNTPSKRYVVIDRGTHVLHLEKNRFALYDEVQLFLKSR
- a CDS encoding SusC/RagA family TonB-linked outer membrane protein, producing MKKSSTKKSRMHFWKVICVLMYGCMFTSGLFATNRGSVESYKAFMKVTGTVISASDGQPLPGATVMIKGTTIGTVTDFDGNYELDVDDPGSAVLMVSFVGFKTVEIPVNNRDVINAKLEEDLAQLDEVVVVGYGTQRKADVTSAVASVKSENFVQAPVKDAGQLLQGKVAGLSVASPSGDPTQGVKISLRGNTTILGANEAPLVLIDGIPGDLNTVAPEDIASVDVLKDGSAAAIYGVRGSNGVVIITTKGFKDGQVNTLDYSVQLSTQQITRKPDMLTAEDYRRQIDEGIRAASWDNGHSTDWFKEATQTPFSQVHNLTFRGGSSETNYLFNLNYRGFNGIMLKSDNETFNGRVDVEHNMFDGKLKFNLGIIGRQNSYTTTGDGVSFDNWTYRQITIQNPTSSPKDENGNWFQEGIFDYDNPLARIYESDGRNKSQYTRYNGRVTFMPVEEVRLQANMTYDKYNQSRGYAETKQHISTTRDGRNGYASIGNQENIYRFIELTGEYRKSIGNHKLSVLGGYGYQENEFFESWMQNWDFPTDIFGYANIEQGKALAEGSAVQGSDRSETNLISFFGRGTYNYKDKYLLMASIRYEAASQLYGTEDPWGTFPAVSLGWRINEESFMKDMDFIDNLKIRAGYGVTGNQPEDLFLGPATLDYADYFYINGDWIRSLSPNQNPNPYLRWEEKKEYNIGLDYSFFNGRISGAVDYYNRKIDGLLYDYQVPSPPNIHTVTRANVGIMENKGLELEISAIPVKTTDFTWTTQLLFSTNSNKLVSLSNDLYQLESNYFTAGSTGVPIQTHTHIVEIGKQLGDFHGYKVVDISDDGYWIYEDGNGDRVGYDEFNRGFEDKKIIGNGIPKYHGGWNNTFRYKNWDLGITMRGSFDFQIINFQRMYYENTGDDRYNRLRSAYDNINGKTILNKNVPLEFNSHYVEDGDFWKIDNITLGYNFKDIAGDIVRSARVYLSTLNTFVITSYKGIDPEVDWSGLSPGIDNRDKYPTTRTFTLGINVSF